A genomic region of Arvicola amphibius chromosome 7, mArvAmp1.2, whole genome shotgun sequence contains the following coding sequences:
- the LOC119818877 gene encoding 60S ribosomal protein L29, with protein MAKSKNHTTHNQSRKWHRNGIKKPRSQRYESLKGVDPKFLRNMRFAKKHNKKGLKKMQANNAKAASARAEAIKALVKPQVVKPKVPKGPSRKLTRLAFIAHPKLGKRIRSYMARGRRLQKTKPKVQAKAEASAAAQAPKGAQAPVKAP; from the coding sequence ATGGCCAAGTCcaagaaccacaccacacacaaccagtcccggaaatggcacagaaatggcatcaagaaacccCGGTCACAAAGATACGAATCTCTCAAGGGGGTCGaccccaagttcctgaggaacatgcgttttgccaagaagcacaacaagaaaggcctgaagaagatgCAGGCAAATAACGCAAAGGCCGCGAGTGCACGTGCGGAGGCCATCAAGGCCCtggtgaagccccaggtggtgaagCCCAAGGTGCCAAAGGGCCCCAGCCGCAAACTCACCCGTCTCGCTTTCATCGCTCACCCCAAGCTTGGGAAGCGGATTAGAAGCTACATGGCCAGGGGGCGTAggctccaaaaaacaaagcccaaggttcaagccaaggcagaggcctcagctgcagctcaggctcccaaaggTGCCCAGGCCCCTGTGAAGGCCCCATAA